A genomic region of Lysinibacillus sp. 2017 contains the following coding sequences:
- a CDS encoding Na(+)/H(+) antiporter subunit B encodes MKVNDVILKTVVKMIVFIILTLGMYLFFAGHNAPGGGFIGGLVLGSAIVLLYLTYDIETVHRGMPFDFKKVAALGVLLATGTAIASLFFDVPFLTHIDGYFNIPFLGEKHLSTVTIFEAGVALTVVGTLVTIILNISEDE; translated from the coding sequence TTGAAAGTAAATGATGTGATTTTAAAAACCGTTGTTAAGATGATCGTTTTCATCATCTTAACTTTGGGGATGTATTTATTTTTCGCTGGCCATAATGCGCCAGGTGGGGGTTTTATCGGTGGGCTTGTATTAGGTTCTGCTATTGTACTTTTATATTTAACGTACGATATTGAAACGGTTCACCGTGGCATGCCTTTTGACTTTAAAAAGGTAGCGGCATTAGGCGTTTTACTTGCGACAGGAACTGCGATTGCCTCGTTGTTTTTTGATGTCCCGTTTTTAACACATATTGATGGTTATTTTAACATCCCGTTTTTAGGTGAAAAGCATCTTTCAACGGTGACGATATTCGAGGCAGGCGTAGCATTAACAGTTGTTGGAACGCTTGTGACAATTATTTTAAATATAAGTGAGGATGAATAG
- a CDS encoding Na(+)/H(+) antiporter subunit C: MESLMIVLVGILVAVATYLVLSRSVLRVIMGTAILSHAVHLLLLTVGGLKKGSVPILGQAAAPYTDALPQALILTAIVISFAVTAFLLVLAYRMYLMNGSDDFQELGGSPDE, from the coding sequence ATGGAATCGTTAATGATTGTTCTAGTCGGGATTCTTGTCGCAGTGGCTACATACTTAGTCCTTTCTCGAAGTGTACTTCGTGTCATTATGGGAACTGCTATTTTATCTCATGCGGTTCACTTGCTACTTTTAACAGTCGGTGGTCTGAAAAAAGGAAGTGTGCCAATTTTAGGGCAGGCGGCAGCACCATATACCGATGCATTACCACAGGCACTTATTTTAACAGCGATTGTTATTAGCTTTGCTGTAACTGCCTTTTTATTAGTATTAGCGTATCGCATGTATTTAATGAATGGATCGGATGATTTCCAAGAGCTTGGAGGTTCACCGGATGAATAA
- a CDS encoding Na+/H+ antiporter subunit D codes for MNNIIVLPLIVPIITGILLVFLREQIKLQRIISLLTLLFIAGVSAVLLNLVYTNGIMRLDFSGWAPPFGILFVADSFAVLLVLTASIVTAICLIYAFSTIGHRHERMFFYPFVMFLIAGVNGSFLTGDIFNLFVCFEVMLLASYALIALGGEKVQLRESLKYVLINVVASWMFLVALAYLYGTVKTLNMAHIAQRVAEVGQEPLLTVVALIFLLVFALKAGLLLFFWLPGSYSVPPTAIQAIFAALLTKVGIYALFRTFTLMFPLQADVTHTIIGIMAGLTIIAGCMGALAGRDIRSIASYNVIIGVGFILVGLSIGTEEAMAGAVYYLIHDMVAKALLFLIIGTMVLLTGEIVVKNMSGLIRNYPLFGWLYFLTMCALVGIPPLSGFIGKVLIGQGAIETGSYVLLALGFGSSVIVLYSLLRIFLASFFGETLISEEDKKPIPRSALVSFVLFAICIVVLGVGAEGIAKYVNDAAHTLMNPSVYIDAILTTDP; via the coding sequence ATGAATAATATTATTGTTTTACCATTAATTGTGCCGATTATTACAGGCATTTTATTAGTATTTTTACGAGAACAAATTAAATTGCAACGCATCATTAGTTTACTGACACTTCTATTTATCGCAGGCGTATCGGCTGTATTGCTAAATCTTGTCTATACCAATGGAATCATGCGCCTTGATTTTAGTGGTTGGGCGCCACCGTTTGGCATTTTATTTGTAGCCGATTCTTTTGCAGTACTACTTGTTTTAACGGCGAGCATCGTGACGGCGATTTGCCTAATCTATGCCTTTTCAACAATTGGACATCGTCATGAGCGCATGTTCTTTTATCCGTTTGTGATGTTTTTAATCGCGGGTGTAAATGGCTCGTTTTTAACAGGGGATATATTTAATCTATTCGTTTGTTTTGAAGTGATGTTACTTGCTTCTTATGCACTGATTGCTCTTGGTGGCGAGAAGGTTCAACTCCGTGAATCATTAAAATATGTGCTAATTAATGTCGTTGCCTCATGGATGTTCTTAGTAGCGCTCGCTTATTTATATGGCACAGTGAAAACATTAAATATGGCGCATATCGCTCAGCGTGTTGCAGAAGTGGGACAAGAGCCACTATTAACGGTCGTGGCATTAATTTTCTTACTTGTATTTGCTTTAAAAGCAGGGTTACTGCTGTTCTTCTGGCTTCCGGGTTCCTATAGTGTGCCACCAACTGCCATACAAGCAATTTTTGCTGCATTGTTAACGAAGGTCGGTATTTATGCGTTGTTCCGTACATTCACACTAATGTTCCCACTTCAAGCAGATGTTACACATACGATTATTGGAATAATGGCTGGTTTAACCATTATCGCGGGCTGTATGGGCGCTTTAGCTGGTCGGGATATACGCTCGATTGCCTCATATAACGTTATTATCGGTGTTGGCTTCATATTAGTAGGGCTCTCGATTGGTACAGAAGAAGCAATGGCAGGGGCTGTTTATTATTTAATTCATGACATGGTCGCAAAAGCACTACTTTTTTTAATTATTGGAACGATGGTGTTATTGACGGGTGAGATTGTCGTAAAAAATATGAGTGGATTAATCCGAAACTATCCGTTGTTTGGTTGGCTATATTTCCTGACGATGTGTGCGCTAGTTGGTATCCCTCCGCTTAGTGGTTTTATCGGTAAAGTATTAATCGGGCAAGGTGCGATTGAAACGGGGTCTTATGTGCTATTGGCGTTAGGGTTTGGCTCGAGCGTTATTGTGTTGTATTCGCTATTACGAATCTTTCTTGCGTCGTTCTTTGGTGAAACATTGATTAGTGAGGAAGACAAAAAGCCAATTCCACGTAGTGCGCTTGTGTCATTTGTGCTCTTCGCGATTTGTATTGTGGTATTAGGTGTTGGCGCAGAAGGCATTGCCAAATACGTCAATGATGCGGCACATACATTAATGAATCCTTCTGTTTATATCGATGCGATTTTAACGACGGATCCATAA
- a CDS encoding Na+/H+ antiporter subunit E — MLGQFILNLFIATLWVLLNDDPNADITTFLSGFVVGLFILYAMHRFFGMQFYLGRVVKILKLILLFIKELLLSSYSVLKQILDPQLNITPGIFTYETRLQGDWQITALALLLTLTPGSVVMEVSEEGSVFYIHAMDIEESKETVLRSIDKFEKAILEVTQ, encoded by the coding sequence ATGTTAGGACAATTTATTTTAAATTTATTTATTGCCACGCTTTGGGTCCTATTAAATGACGACCCAAATGCAGATATTACGACATTTTTATCTGGATTTGTGGTCGGTCTATTTATTTTATATGCGATGCACCGATTTTTCGGTATGCAATTTTACTTGGGACGTGTCGTAAAAATTTTGAAGCTCATTCTTTTATTTATTAAAGAGCTATTATTATCGAGCTATAGTGTTTTAAAACAAATACTTGATCCACAGCTAAATATTACACCCGGTATTTTTACGTATGAAACGCGTTTACAAGGGGACTGGCAAATAACAGCGCTGGCCTTGTTATTAACATTAACACCCGGTTCAGTCGTAATGGAAGTGTCTGAAGAGGGCAGTGTTTTCTATATCCATGCAATGGACATTGAAGAATCCAAGGAAACGGTACTGCGTTCAATTGATAAATTCGAAAAAGCCATTTTGGAGGTGACACAATGA
- a CDS encoding Na(+)/H(+) antiporter subunit F1, translated as MIDMILKLSLTLFMFAIALSLYRVIKGPSLPDRAIALDTIGVNLISAIAIVSIVLKTKAYLEAILIIGILAFIGTIAFSKYIERGVIVERKSTD; from the coding sequence ATGATTGATATGATATTAAAGTTGTCCCTTACGTTGTTTATGTTTGCAATTGCGTTATCCCTTTATCGGGTTATTAAAGGGCCATCACTACCAGACCGTGCGATCGCACTTGATACGATTGGCGTTAATTTAATTTCTGCGATTGCGATTGTATCGATTGTGTTAAAAACCAAAGCATACTTAGAGGCAATTTTAATCATCGGGATTTTAGCGTTTATTGGGACAATCGCATTCTCGAAATATATTGAAAGAGGTGTCATCGTTGAGCGGAAATCAACTGATTGA
- a CDS encoding Na+/H+ antiporter subunit G, with product MSGNQLIELMAALFILLGSIVSVISAFGMIRLPDVYTRSHAATKSATLSVLLCLFGAFVYFWFHDGYVSIRLILGIIFVFITAPVAGHLVCRAAYRSRVPLAKGSGDDALKLVLFGDEEFHVSSEVETDQTK from the coding sequence TTGAGCGGAAATCAACTGATTGAGTTAATGGCGGCACTATTCATCTTACTTGGATCCATTGTAAGTGTGATCAGTGCTTTCGGAATGATTCGCTTACCTGACGTGTACACACGCTCACATGCAGCGACAAAAAGTGCGACACTTTCTGTATTGTTATGTTTATTCGGCGCATTCGTTTATTTCTGGTTTCATGACGGCTATGTTAGTATTCGATTAATTTTAGGGATTATTTTCGTATTCATCACAGCTCCTGTTGCAGGACATTTAGTCTGTCGCGCGGCGTACCGTTCAAGAGTTCCTTTAGCAAAAGGTTCTGGAGATGACGCACTGAAACTTGTATTGTTTGGGGATGAAGAATTCCACGTATCGTCCGAAGTAGAAACGGATCAAACAAAATAA
- a CDS encoding GntR family transcriptional regulator: MDFTAQSTTPIYIQIAEWLENEIIADRLLPDSKVYSQYQLAEIFNINPATAGKGLTILVEKEILYKKRGLGMFVVSDAKQRILTIRRSETLTKMAKEIVQEAKRLAVSDEDLIALIQHIQKEE; this comes from the coding sequence TTGGATTTTACTGCACAAAGTACGACGCCGATCTATATTCAAATCGCCGAATGGCTCGAAAATGAAATTATCGCTGACCGTCTATTACCAGATAGCAAAGTGTACTCACAATACCAGCTCGCCGAAATTTTTAATATTAATCCAGCAACAGCTGGGAAGGGTCTTACGATTTTAGTTGAAAAAGAAATCTTATATAAAAAAAGGGGACTTGGGATGTTTGTTGTAAGTGATGCAAAGCAACGAATATTAACAATACGTCGTAGTGAAACATTAACAAAAATGGCGAAGGAAATTGTGCAAGAAGCAAAGCGATTGGCCGTTTCTGATGAAGATTTAATTGCACTAATTCAGCATATTCAAAAGGAGGAGTAA
- a CDS encoding ATP-binding cassette domain-containing protein: MIHCDKLAKNYGKTAIFSNISFQIDEPKIIGLIGRNGVGKSTLLRILAGHVKASKGQVEVIGQKPFQNLTVAANSIFIEDSMTFPTVLTLKEILNEAQNFYPHFETKLAFELLQYAGISDKNHHYLLSKGQKAVFNLVYGLATRCAITLLDEPMNGMDEAIRDDMYRVILKDYIAHPRLIIISSHYLNEMEHLIEDILLIHEGQIELFASVDAVQQMAVKLVGQKGNVEPYLENYTVLSKRENGPIFEAIVEVSNQSLPDNVRAQSLSASEVCKVLTSSKEGTIDDIYRESQSGT, encoded by the coding sequence TTGATTCACTGTGATAAGTTAGCAAAGAATTACGGGAAAACAGCTATTTTTTCGAATATTTCTTTTCAAATAGATGAGCCAAAAATTATAGGGTTAATCGGACGGAATGGCGTTGGGAAATCGACGCTACTGAGAATTTTAGCAGGACATGTGAAAGCTTCAAAAGGCCAGGTAGAGGTAATTGGGCAAAAGCCATTTCAGAATTTAACGGTTGCCGCGAATTCAATTTTTATAGAAGACTCGATGACGTTTCCGACTGTATTGACGTTAAAGGAAATCCTAAATGAAGCACAAAACTTTTATCCTCATTTTGAAACAAAGTTAGCATTTGAATTGCTACAATATGCAGGTATTTCCGATAAAAACCACCATTACCTATTATCAAAGGGTCAAAAGGCAGTATTCAATTTAGTGTACGGATTAGCAACGCGCTGTGCGATTACATTACTTGATGAACCGATGAATGGAATGGACGAGGCGATTCGCGATGATATGTATCGCGTCATTTTAAAAGATTATATAGCGCATCCAAGATTAATCATCATTTCGAGTCATTACTTAAATGAAATGGAGCATTTAATCGAGGATATTTTACTTATTCATGAGGGGCAAATAGAACTTTTTGCTTCTGTAGACGCCGTGCAGCAAATGGCTGTGAAGCTTGTTGGACAAAAGGGAAATGTCGAGCCGTATTTAGAAAACTATACCGTGCTTAGCAAGCGTGAAAATGGGCCGATATTTGAAGCGATTGTGGAAGTATCAAATCAGTCATTACCAGACAATGTGCGTGCACAAAGTTTATCTGCAAGTGAAGTTTGTAAAGTACTAACAAGCAGCAAGGAGGGAACAATTGATGACATCTATCGTGAAAGTCAGTCCGGCACATAA
- a CDS encoding silver transporter, with the protein MTSIVKVSPAHNIVEQVKWKCKAYSSAFGTVLIVHILISLLSSGGSGMMGYGRGFVNYREEFYTLDGLFIFSILACLIIGWIFASKQLSYDNFSIVTTKRIETISTVLVLCILSVFVVISAMSTLCISLCINILITNEVFMLPNALISWTSIAVFLLGTLLAGMVGYVLHLLFDFSKVACVVLFIGCTLFVREFTNDFWTDVFGHDALNVIGRTMLYILFLWAVAIWINQRKEVIRL; encoded by the coding sequence ATGACATCTATCGTGAAAGTCAGTCCGGCACATAATATTGTTGAACAAGTGAAATGGAAGTGCAAGGCATATAGCTCTGCATTTGGTACGGTATTGATTGTGCATATTTTAATCTCGCTATTATCCAGCGGGGGTAGTGGAATGATGGGGTACGGGCGCGGATTTGTGAATTACCGAGAAGAATTTTATACATTGGATGGACTGTTTATTTTTAGTATTCTCGCATGCTTAATTATCGGCTGGATTTTCGCATCGAAGCAGCTATCCTATGACAACTTTTCAATTGTTACGACAAAGCGGATAGAGACGATCTCAACGGTTTTAGTCCTATGCATATTAAGCGTGTTCGTGGTGATTTCTGCAATGAGTACATTATGTATTTCTCTATGTATTAACATCCTGATTACAAATGAAGTCTTTATGCTTCCAAACGCCCTAATTTCGTGGACTTCCATAGCTGTCTTTTTATTAGGAACGCTGCTAGCAGGGATGGTTGGTTATGTCCTTCATCTTCTATTTGATTTTTCAAAGGTAGCTTGTGTCGTGCTATTTATCGGATGTACTTTATTTGTTCGTGAGTTTACAAACGATTTTTGGACAGATGTATTTGGTCACGATGCGCTAAATGTGATAGGGAGAACGATGCTATATATTTTATTCTTATGGGCAGTAGCTATATGGATCAATCAGCGAAAAGAGGTGATTCGTTTATGA